A region of Pyxidicoccus parkwaysis DNA encodes the following proteins:
- a CDS encoding transglycosylase SLT domain-containing protein, which yields MKPYLSKVAVIASALLMSAQAPAPKVPASEASNSEVPEAEASEAPVQRPDSAPSEAELSPPPDSEKVPLAPGYVEVLNPAFPNAAPPAPVVRRGRRYGLEELSPYFAEGKKKEARDAFDRGQYTRARELLKGEGDSAPVRYLRALSAVRAGDDETAAKEFAALAPDYPALKDRCLTHSGVALEGLRRFDEAAAQLAQVPEDSKLYVDARLALSRVLRKKKDAAGAMAALEPLTTRAAPTWGRNVGAEALMAIADIAVEKKDKAAERDALWRLWGAYPLSPLAKQAEKRLKGQKAPNEAKVARGEALVELHRNKQGLDVLEPLLTQLQLPDPLACRAHFIYGKGQRKERQHTRAIQVLTPVVEKCQDKDLLARALYVLGSSRSIVDQVHGPETYERLAREFPDHTFADDGLFYAADLYVKTGRPKEAMARLDELARLYPAGDFLGEALFKAFWIARTSGAADSGLSFLDRIEAQFAQADESYDVERARYWRARTLQEKGNIQGAAELFEKLAVEHPATYYGLMARSQLASVDPARLEKVSPDIFKVPEAASPWPLFAGPMGEDPHFKAGVELYRLGFNDSVATEMLAVNRTNLPAESVRLLVLVLHEAGDERSAHAVARLALRKDLSGRITPQTRVVWEVAYPNAFRDLIEKHTADAGVEPDLLQALMREESALDPKALSWAGALGLTQLMPSTAKTVARELKLKRFSIDALLQPDTNIRLGAHYLGGLLKKFNGHTPYAVGSYNAGPGAVNRWRSEKPDLPLDAWVEEIPISETRGYIKRVLRSFNTYQLLYGHAPKLPVLKSASK from the coding sequence ATGAAGCCCTATCTCTCCAAAGTCGCCGTCATCGCCTCCGCGCTGCTCATGTCCGCGCAGGCTCCCGCTCCCAAGGTGCCCGCCTCCGAGGCCTCCAACTCGGAGGTCCCCGAGGCCGAGGCCTCCGAGGCCCCCGTCCAGCGCCCGGACAGCGCACCTTCGGAGGCCGAGCTGTCTCCGCCGCCGGACTCGGAGAAGGTTCCGCTGGCCCCCGGGTACGTGGAGGTGCTCAACCCCGCTTTCCCCAACGCCGCGCCGCCCGCGCCCGTGGTGCGCCGTGGCCGCCGCTATGGCCTGGAGGAACTGTCCCCGTATTTCGCCGAGGGGAAGAAGAAGGAGGCCCGCGACGCCTTCGACCGGGGCCAGTACACGCGCGCCCGCGAGCTGCTGAAGGGCGAGGGTGACAGCGCGCCGGTGCGCTACCTGCGCGCCCTGTCCGCCGTGCGCGCCGGGGACGACGAGACGGCCGCGAAGGAGTTCGCCGCGCTGGCGCCGGACTACCCCGCGCTGAAGGACCGCTGCCTCACGCACTCCGGCGTGGCGCTGGAGGGGCTGCGCCGCTTCGACGAGGCGGCGGCGCAGCTGGCGCAGGTGCCCGAGGACTCGAAGCTGTACGTGGACGCGCGGCTGGCGCTGTCTCGCGTGCTGCGCAAGAAGAAGGACGCGGCGGGCGCCATGGCCGCGCTGGAGCCGCTCACCACGCGCGCCGCGCCCACCTGGGGCCGCAACGTGGGCGCCGAGGCGCTGATGGCCATCGCCGACATCGCCGTGGAGAAGAAGGACAAGGCCGCCGAGCGCGACGCGCTGTGGCGCCTGTGGGGCGCGTACCCGCTGTCTCCGCTGGCGAAGCAGGCGGAGAAGCGCCTCAAGGGGCAGAAGGCTCCGAACGAGGCGAAGGTGGCGCGGGGCGAGGCGCTGGTGGAGTTGCACCGCAACAAGCAGGGCCTGGACGTGCTGGAGCCCCTGCTCACGCAGCTCCAGCTCCCGGACCCGCTCGCCTGCCGCGCGCACTTCATCTACGGCAAGGGCCAGCGCAAGGAGCGCCAGCACACGCGCGCCATCCAGGTGCTGACGCCGGTGGTGGAGAAGTGCCAGGACAAGGACCTGCTGGCGCGCGCGCTGTACGTGCTCGGCTCGTCGCGCTCGATTGTGGACCAGGTGCACGGCCCCGAGACGTACGAGCGGCTGGCGCGCGAGTTCCCGGACCACACCTTCGCGGACGACGGCCTCTTCTACGCGGCGGACCTGTACGTGAAGACGGGCCGTCCCAAGGAGGCCATGGCCCGCCTGGACGAGCTGGCGCGGCTGTACCCCGCGGGCGACTTCCTCGGCGAGGCGCTCTTCAAGGCGTTCTGGATTGCGCGCACCAGCGGCGCGGCGGACTCCGGCCTGTCCTTCCTGGACCGCATCGAAGCGCAGTTCGCCCAGGCGGACGAGAGCTACGACGTGGAGCGCGCGCGCTACTGGCGGGCGCGCACGCTGCAGGAGAAGGGCAACATCCAGGGCGCGGCGGAGCTGTTCGAGAAGCTCGCGGTGGAGCACCCGGCCACGTACTACGGGCTGATGGCGCGCTCGCAGCTCGCCTCGGTGGACCCGGCGCGGCTGGAGAAGGTGTCCCCGGACATCTTCAAGGTGCCCGAGGCCGCCAGCCCCTGGCCGCTGTTCGCCGGCCCCATGGGCGAGGACCCGCACTTCAAGGCGGGCGTGGAGCTGTACCGCCTGGGCTTCAACGACTCGGTGGCCACCGAGATGCTCGCGGTGAACCGCACCAACCTGCCCGCGGAGTCCGTCCGCCTGCTGGTGCTGGTGCTGCACGAGGCCGGTGACGAGCGCTCCGCGCACGCGGTGGCGCGGCTGGCGCTGCGCAAGGATTTGAGCGGCCGCATCACCCCGCAGACGCGCGTGGTGTGGGAGGTGGCGTACCCGAATGCGTTCCGAGACCTCATCGAGAAGCACACCGCGGACGCGGGCGTGGAGCCGGACCTGCTCCAGGCGCTGATGCGCGAGGAGAGCGCGTTGGACCCCAAGGCGCTGTCCTGGGCGGGCGCGCTGGGCCTCACGCAGCTCATGCCGTCCACGGCGAAGACGGTGGCGCGCGAGCTGAAGCTCAAGCGCTTCTCCATCGACGCGCTGCTGCAGCCGGACACCAACATCCGCCTGGGCGCGCACTACCTCGGGGGCCTGCTGAAGAAGTTCAACGGGCACACGCCGTACGCGGTGGGCAGCTACAACGCGGGCCCGGGCGCGGTGAACCGGTGGCGCTCGGAGAAGCCGGACCTGCCGCTGGACGCGTGGGTGGAGGAGATTCCCATCTCCGAGACGCGCGGCTACATCAAGCGCGTGCTCCGCTCCTTCAACACGTACCAGCTCCTCTACGGCCACGCGCCCAAGCTGCCCGTGCTCAAGAGCGCTTCGAAGTAG
- a CDS encoding ATP-binding protein: protein MDIRTQSALLASIIGLALGVSMLLRPGRPRVLTLYSVFALTVAGYYLSLFFHSIFPSAEYPWASRIALGATVLVASLVPGAAVAFFLEFLGVSKGTHQVGRRLAVLSAFLGLAVAVTPLADKEWARVAIGVWVGGALLTSGSLLVHRVRTTESRIEQLRLAYLAIGAGAAILFAALDFLGRYGIPFPTLGPVFTTLYLFFLAQTLLRLRLMDLHELLGKIASQTVLAVILAAVFTVLTAWVDEDTGLFVFNTVVAAFVVLILLDPLRTKVEEMVVRIFFRERFALIDSLGTLRARMTNVIEISELARLVLDTLHETGRVTHASVYLLAEDRPGYRLLDSRGPPPVAFLDTAVARGLLFAAASGQKAVLRENVERRIATMRLQAVEGKRYRDELKRLNDTRAGLVQVKAGITVPLMGNDRVIGFLNLWDERVPEAYASDEIALILEVGERLATVLENSKLYEKIRERDRLAALGEMAAGLAHEIRNPLGAIKGAAQCLDPKRLPGEDGEFLDVIVEEVNRLNGVVTAFLDYARPLKQSFGPTEMNEVVTRTMRLVQNDVPSNISLAVELDLQLPRVDGDAEQLKQVLINLVQNAVQALGTREGRITVRTDKPERFGEIRNAGGEFVEVLVSDTGPGIPSDQQPHIFVPFYTTKQKGTGLGLAICQRIVKNHGGSISVQSKVSEGTTFVIRLPALPPEQTSEGVPADGTPAPVTRPSQSLPMPDELREVTPKPTAPEPGRKRERRRRAG, encoded by the coding sequence ATGGACATCCGGACTCAAAGCGCCCTCCTCGCCTCCATCATCGGGCTCGCGCTCGGCGTGTCCATGTTGTTGCGGCCCGGACGACCGCGGGTTTTGACGCTGTACTCCGTCTTTGCCCTGACGGTCGCCGGGTACTACCTCTCCCTGTTCTTCCACAGCATCTTCCCTTCGGCGGAGTACCCCTGGGCGTCGCGCATCGCGTTGGGGGCCACCGTCCTCGTGGCCTCCCTCGTGCCGGGCGCCGCGGTGGCCTTCTTCCTGGAGTTCCTGGGCGTCAGCAAGGGCACCCATCAGGTCGGTCGGCGGCTCGCCGTGCTGTCCGCCTTCCTGGGACTCGCCGTGGCCGTCACCCCCCTGGCCGACAAGGAATGGGCCCGGGTCGCCATCGGCGTGTGGGTGGGTGGCGCGTTACTGACCTCCGGTTCGTTGCTGGTCCACAGAGTTCGGACCACCGAGTCGCGCATCGAGCAATTGCGGCTGGCGTACCTGGCCATTGGCGCCGGGGCGGCCATCCTGTTCGCGGCGCTCGACTTCCTAGGGCGCTACGGGATTCCGTTCCCCACGCTGGGGCCCGTCTTCACGACGCTCTACCTGTTCTTCCTCGCGCAGACGCTGCTGCGGCTGCGGTTGATGGACCTGCACGAGCTGCTCGGGAAGATTGCCTCGCAGACGGTGCTGGCCGTCATCCTCGCGGCCGTCTTCACGGTGCTGACGGCGTGGGTGGACGAGGACACGGGGCTGTTCGTCTTCAACACGGTGGTGGCCGCGTTCGTGGTGCTCATCCTGCTGGACCCGCTGCGCACCAAGGTGGAGGAGATGGTGGTGCGCATCTTCTTCCGTGAGCGCTTCGCGCTCATCGACTCGCTGGGCACGCTGCGGGCGCGGATGACGAACGTGATTGAAATCTCGGAGCTGGCGAGGCTGGTGCTCGACACGCTCCACGAGACGGGCCGCGTGACGCACGCGTCGGTGTACCTGCTGGCGGAGGACAGGCCCGGGTACCGGCTGCTGGATTCGCGGGGCCCGCCGCCGGTGGCGTTCCTGGACACGGCGGTGGCGCGCGGTCTGCTGTTCGCCGCGGCGAGCGGACAGAAGGCGGTGCTGCGGGAGAACGTGGAGCGGCGCATCGCCACCATGCGGTTGCAGGCGGTGGAGGGCAAGCGCTACCGCGACGAGCTCAAGCGCCTGAACGACACGCGTGCGGGGCTGGTGCAGGTGAAGGCCGGCATCACCGTGCCGCTGATGGGCAATGACCGCGTCATCGGCTTCCTGAACCTCTGGGACGAGCGCGTGCCGGAGGCGTACGCGTCGGACGAGATTGCGCTCATCCTCGAGGTGGGCGAGCGGCTGGCGACGGTGCTGGAGAACTCGAAGCTGTACGAGAAGATTCGCGAGAGAGACCGTCTCGCGGCGCTGGGTGAGATGGCGGCGGGCCTCGCGCACGAGATTCGCAATCCGCTGGGCGCCATCAAGGGCGCGGCGCAGTGCCTGGACCCGAAGCGGCTGCCGGGCGAGGACGGCGAGTTCCTGGACGTCATCGTCGAGGAGGTGAATCGCCTCAACGGCGTGGTGACGGCGTTCCTCGACTACGCGCGCCCGCTGAAGCAGAGCTTCGGGCCCACGGAGATGAACGAGGTGGTGACGCGGACGATGCGGCTCGTGCAGAACGACGTGCCGTCGAACATCTCGCTGGCCGTCGAGTTGGACTTGCAGCTCCCCCGCGTGGACGGGGACGCGGAGCAGCTCAAGCAGGTGCTCATCAACCTGGTGCAGAACGCGGTGCAGGCGCTGGGCACGCGCGAGGGGCGCATCACCGTGCGCACGGACAAGCCGGAGCGCTTCGGAGAGATTCGCAACGCGGGCGGCGAGTTCGTGGAGGTGCTGGTGTCCGATACGGGCCCGGGCATTCCGTCCGACCAGCAGCCGCACATCTTCGTGCCGTTCTACACGACGAAGCAGAAGGGCACGGGCCTGGGCCTCGCCATCTGCCAGCGCATCGTGAAGAACCATGGCGGCAGCATCTCCGTGCAGAGCAAGGTGAGCGAGGGCACGACGTTCGTCATTCGCCTCCCTGCCCTGCCGCCGGAGCAGACGTCAGAAGGAGTTCCCGCGGACGGCACGCCCGCGCCCGTCACGCGGCCATCGCAGTCCCTGCCCATGCCGGATGAATTGCGCGAGGTGACGCCGAAGCCGACGGCGCCCGAGCCGGGCCGCAAGCGCGAGCGGCGGCGGCGGGCGGGATAG
- a CDS encoding peptidylprolyl isomerase: MKAMPEDTRADAGRSLGELQGLMLLKRAPGMQALESPSAVTLPSVAAPSLDGLQVEAVAPAPVTEEDLLERLEDLVSERSPHRERSLGEEVESGDIVLLDVMGYAHGALIPFSVRADWRARVSEDPLLPGFFESLEGAEVGLSMDVRLQLPDSYPVESLRGATARFLVDVKAAYEPQPVDFDSPDLLSGLGLGNTLEETLELIAETLAEEREAEARRELRDRVLDALVERTDVVVPETLIDQEIRLRWLEQEQPVLASRNFTLDEMEEAWQGWRTDAATRLDAEWRLRGAVALRAIIEQDDVRPEPEDVEAIRDALAERMGASPEELQAQFESNQVLADRFEHLVMHGTALDYVLSKVTLVSDESGALEAEEP; encoded by the coding sequence ATGAAAGCCATGCCGGAAGACACGCGCGCGGACGCGGGCCGGTCCCTGGGGGAGCTACAGGGGCTGATGTTGTTGAAACGTGCGCCAGGGATGCAGGCCCTCGAGAGCCCCTCGGCCGTGACGCTCCCCTCCGTCGCGGCGCCCTCCCTGGACGGCCTGCAAGTGGAGGCGGTTGCTCCCGCGCCCGTCACAGAAGAGGACCTCCTGGAGCGGCTGGAGGACCTCGTCAGCGAGCGCTCGCCCCACCGCGAGCGCTCGCTGGGCGAGGAAGTCGAATCGGGAGACATCGTCCTCCTGGACGTCATGGGCTACGCCCACGGCGCGCTCATCCCCTTCTCCGTGCGCGCGGACTGGCGGGCACGCGTCTCGGAGGACCCGCTCCTGCCCGGGTTCTTCGAGTCCCTGGAGGGCGCCGAGGTGGGCCTGTCCATGGACGTGCGGCTCCAGCTTCCGGACAGCTATCCGGTGGAGTCCCTGCGGGGCGCGACCGCGCGGTTCCTCGTCGACGTGAAGGCCGCGTACGAGCCGCAGCCCGTGGACTTCGACTCCCCCGATTTGCTGTCCGGGCTCGGGCTGGGGAACACGCTCGAAGAGACGTTGGAGCTCATCGCCGAGACGCTCGCCGAGGAGCGCGAGGCGGAGGCCCGGCGCGAGCTGCGGGACCGCGTGCTCGATGCCCTGGTCGAGCGGACGGACGTCGTCGTGCCCGAGACACTCATCGACCAGGAGATCCGCTTGCGGTGGCTCGAGCAGGAGCAACCCGTGCTCGCGAGCAGGAACTTCACCCTGGATGAGATGGAGGAGGCCTGGCAGGGCTGGAGGACCGACGCCGCCACCCGGCTCGACGCCGAGTGGCGGCTGCGTGGGGCCGTGGCGCTGCGGGCCATCATCGAGCAGGACGACGTCCGGCCGGAGCCCGAGGACGTAGAGGCGATTCGCGACGCCCTCGCGGAGCGCATGGGCGCCTCCCCCGAGGAGCTGCAAGCGCAGTTCGAGTCCAATCAGGTCCTGGCCGACCGCTTCGAGCACCTCGTGATGCATGGCACGGCGCTCGACTACGTGCTCTCGAAAGTGACGCTCGTCTCCGACGAGTCCGGCGCGCTGGAGGCCGAGGAGCCGTGA
- a CDS encoding zf-TFIIB domain-containing protein, translating to MSACPFCQTNMRATFLGGLPREECNACGAVWFEGESLAKVMGGSVSDALVRRAKGHPGICKGCSTKLQYVPSCPDCGAQAPTCPSCGHAPLPAVDALGVTVEVCSDCAGVALDPGELQQLQRAAEAYRNEPLDVRPKVRLGVVQACTACKRELKPKYGFVWEEQLYCGSCAPEGSVPFSEELAKATPSEESTMPQGSGYHAAMTADATGSALTWLFSRVFGR from the coding sequence ATGAGCGCCTGCCCCTTCTGCCAGACGAACATGCGAGCGACCTTTCTCGGAGGCCTGCCCCGCGAGGAGTGTAACGCCTGTGGCGCCGTCTGGTTCGAGGGCGAGTCGCTGGCGAAGGTAATGGGCGGCTCTGTCTCGGACGCGCTGGTGCGGCGCGCGAAGGGACACCCCGGCATCTGCAAGGGCTGCAGCACGAAGCTCCAGTACGTGCCGAGCTGTCCCGACTGCGGCGCCCAGGCCCCCACGTGTCCGAGCTGCGGCCACGCGCCCCTGCCGGCGGTGGACGCGCTGGGTGTGACGGTGGAGGTGTGCTCCGACTGCGCGGGCGTGGCGTTGGATCCGGGCGAGCTTCAGCAACTCCAACGCGCCGCCGAGGCGTACCGCAACGAGCCGCTCGATGTGAGGCCCAAGGTGCGGCTCGGCGTGGTGCAGGCGTGCACCGCGTGCAAGCGAGAGCTCAAGCCGAAGTACGGCTTCGTCTGGGAGGAGCAGCTCTACTGCGGAAGTTGTGCGCCCGAGGGCTCCGTGCCCTTCTCCGAGGAGCTGGCGAAGGCCACACCCAGCGAGGAGTCCACCATGCCGCAGGGCTCCGGGTACCACGCGGCCATGACGGCGGACGCCACCGGCTCCGCGTTGACGTGGTTGTTCTCACGCGTGTTCGGACGTTGA
- a CDS encoding PDZ domain-containing protein, translated as MKRFIREYLWLLSGALILIVAPPVAAATMQWFKDFKLSRSMPALAPDPNATAIVIERERIIIPAVVTGHPTPPSPAQLAARLAASTQWGDIRSVGEHAYVVPSSDVMAAFSDVEALSKETRIVPAFRDGQARGFKLFAIRPHSLFAKLGLQNGDVLEQINGQSLTTPTSAMTAFESLRDARHVELDLERDGTPVRKTYDVL; from the coding sequence ATGAAGCGCTTCATCCGTGAGTATCTCTGGCTGTTGAGCGGAGCCCTCATCCTCATCGTCGCCCCACCCGTGGCGGCGGCCACGATGCAATGGTTCAAGGACTTCAAGCTCTCTCGGAGCATGCCCGCGCTGGCGCCCGACCCCAACGCCACCGCCATCGTCATCGAGCGGGAGCGCATCATCATTCCCGCCGTCGTCACCGGACACCCCACCCCTCCCTCACCGGCCCAGCTCGCCGCGCGTCTCGCCGCCTCTACTCAGTGGGGAGACATCCGCAGCGTCGGCGAGCATGCCTATGTCGTTCCAAGCTCGGACGTCATGGCCGCGTTCTCCGACGTCGAAGCGCTGTCGAAGGAGACGCGCATCGTGCCCGCCTTCAGGGACGGACAGGCTCGCGGATTCAAGCTGTTCGCCATCCGGCCGCACTCGCTGTTCGCGAAGCTCGGCCTCCAGAACGGCGACGTGCTCGAGCAGATCAACGGGCAATCACTCACGACGCCCACCTCCGCGATGACAGCCTTTGAGAGCCTTCGCGACGCCCGCCATGTGGAGCTGGACCTGGAGCGTGATGGGACGCCCGTGCGGAAGACGTACGACGTGCTCTGA
- the gspC gene encoding type II secretion system protein GspC, protein MALIFRKYFWLVNGAFILCVAMFGATTANLFVEQALAPPLTGMETSRAHASETREEARTPIDGERLAKLTGLTFGKDEPTVVEPKPDEVATGPVRSSLRVKLLGTLVASNAQWSFASVQDLETQRAKSLMVGDELMGAKVLSIERERIIVAANNREEFIDGEASPGMSAAPTLARTVPGASSGAENGVRATGENSYEISDKEFTNAVANPDQLLTQARAIPAMENGQPVGFKLFSIKPNSLYSKIGLQNGDVLKRINGLSIDSVERALEAFTKLREARHIEVDIGRGGGSVRKVYDVR, encoded by the coding sequence ATGGCACTCATCTTCCGCAAGTATTTCTGGCTCGTGAATGGAGCCTTCATCCTGTGCGTCGCGATGTTTGGGGCAACGACAGCCAATCTCTTCGTGGAGCAGGCGCTCGCGCCGCCCCTCACCGGCATGGAGACTTCACGTGCTCATGCATCCGAGACCCGTGAAGAGGCCCGCACTCCAATCGACGGTGAGAGGCTCGCGAAGCTCACGGGACTGACCTTCGGCAAGGACGAGCCCACCGTCGTCGAACCCAAGCCCGACGAGGTGGCCACCGGCCCCGTCCGAAGCTCGTTGCGCGTGAAGCTGCTCGGCACGCTCGTGGCGAGCAATGCGCAGTGGTCCTTCGCCTCCGTCCAGGACCTGGAGACCCAGCGCGCGAAGAGCCTCATGGTGGGCGATGAGTTGATGGGCGCGAAGGTCCTCTCCATCGAGCGCGAGCGAATCATCGTCGCCGCCAACAACCGCGAGGAGTTCATCGACGGAGAGGCCTCGCCGGGCATGAGCGCCGCGCCCACCCTCGCGCGCACCGTGCCTGGTGCCAGCTCCGGTGCGGAGAATGGCGTCCGCGCCACTGGCGAAAACTCCTACGAGATTTCCGACAAGGAGTTCACGAACGCCGTCGCGAACCCGGACCAGCTCCTCACGCAGGCTCGTGCCATCCCGGCCATGGAGAATGGCCAGCCCGTGGGCTTCAAGCTCTTCTCCATCAAGCCCAACTCGCTCTACTCGAAGATTGGCCTCCAGAACGGTGACGTGCTCAAGCGCATCAACGGACTGAGCATCGACTCCGTCGAGCGCGCTCTGGAGGCCTTCACGAAGCTGCGCGAGGCCCGGCACATCGAGGTGGACATCGGCCGCGGTGGCGGCTCGGTGCGCAAGGTCTACGACGTGCGCTGA
- a CDS encoding ABC-F family ATP-binding cassette domain-containing protein, whose product MSLVIAQDLCLAYGKKVLFDNDNFTLGPRDRVGLVGANGTGKSSLMKILAGVNQPDSGTVQYARKARAGYLPQEIAGLPEGTVVEAVMSTVPGRDALEARLKETEAALAESTDEEDQLELSQSLADLHAELDDFENRYGKHHAERILKGLGFRDADLLKPTSALSGGWRMRAALAGLLLQDPDLLLLDEPTNHLDVPTLTWFDEFLRRSNKALVLISHDKDFLNRQINRVVSLELEGVREYAGNYDDYKRLRAEEKELLKARAERVEARRAELQAFIDRFGAKATKARQAQSRAKMLEKMEKVEVLEERNTMRFRFPEVERSGRDVVTLEGITKKYGAQTVYDGLSARLERGQRIAVVGANGAGKTTLLRMVAGELAPDTGKVTLGHNVVVGYYAQHHADKLDRQNTIIEEVRPLAADKPESYVRGVLGAFLFSGDDVDKPIGVLSGGERARVALAKLLLVPSNFLLMDEPTNHLDLDSSEMLIEALKSYTGTLLFVSHNRSFINNLCTHVWEVADGKLTPHPGNLDDYLYHQEQLRQAQEAAAAASNTRDGKASAGPMTEKDRKRMEAEARQRRSVVEGPIKKEIAKLEERIAALESEQKEREAQLADPALYNDFARAKPLMDTHRAGKEELESLYARWEEAQEKLAQASASLG is encoded by the coding sequence ATGAGCCTCGTCATCGCCCAGGACCTCTGTCTCGCCTATGGGAAGAAGGTCCTCTTCGACAACGACAACTTCACCCTGGGGCCTAGGGACCGTGTAGGTCTGGTCGGCGCCAACGGGACGGGCAAGAGCTCGTTGATGAAGATACTGGCCGGGGTGAATCAGCCCGACTCCGGCACGGTGCAATACGCCCGGAAGGCCCGCGCGGGGTACCTGCCCCAGGAAATCGCCGGCTTGCCCGAGGGCACCGTGGTGGAGGCCGTCATGAGCACCGTGCCCGGCCGCGATGCCCTGGAGGCCCGCCTCAAGGAGACGGAGGCCGCGCTCGCCGAGTCCACGGACGAGGAGGACCAGCTCGAGCTGTCGCAGTCGCTCGCGGACCTGCACGCCGAGCTGGACGACTTCGAGAACCGCTACGGCAAGCACCACGCCGAGCGCATCCTCAAGGGGCTGGGATTCAGGGACGCGGACCTGCTCAAGCCCACCTCCGCGCTGTCCGGCGGCTGGCGCATGCGCGCGGCGCTGGCCGGCCTGCTCCTCCAGGACCCGGACCTGCTCCTGCTCGACGAGCCCACCAACCACCTCGACGTGCCCACGCTGACGTGGTTCGACGAGTTCCTGCGCCGCTCCAACAAGGCGCTGGTGCTCATCTCGCACGACAAGGACTTCCTCAACCGGCAGATCAACCGCGTGGTGTCGCTGGAGCTGGAGGGCGTGCGCGAGTACGCCGGCAACTACGACGACTACAAGCGGCTGCGCGCGGAGGAGAAGGAGTTGCTCAAGGCGCGCGCCGAGCGCGTGGAGGCGCGGCGCGCGGAGCTCCAGGCCTTCATCGACCGGTTCGGCGCGAAGGCCACCAAGGCGCGGCAGGCGCAGAGCCGCGCGAAGATGCTGGAGAAGATGGAGAAGGTGGAGGTGCTCGAGGAGCGCAACACCATGCGCTTCCGCTTCCCCGAGGTGGAGCGCAGCGGCCGCGACGTGGTGACGCTGGAGGGCATCACCAAGAAGTACGGCGCGCAGACGGTGTACGACGGCCTCTCCGCGCGCCTGGAGCGCGGGCAGCGCATCGCCGTGGTGGGCGCCAACGGCGCGGGCAAGACGACGCTGCTGCGGATGGTGGCGGGCGAGCTGGCCCCGGACACGGGGAAGGTGACGCTCGGGCACAACGTGGTGGTGGGCTATTACGCGCAGCACCACGCGGACAAGCTGGACCGGCAGAACACCATCATCGAAGAGGTGCGGCCGCTCGCGGCGGACAAGCCGGAGAGCTACGTGCGCGGCGTGCTGGGCGCGTTCCTCTTCAGCGGCGACGACGTCGACAAGCCCATCGGCGTGCTCAGCGGTGGTGAGCGCGCGCGCGTGGCGCTGGCCAAGCTGCTGCTGGTGCCCTCCAACTTCCTGCTGATGGACGAGCCCACCAACCACCTGGACCTGGACTCGTCCGAGATGCTGATTGAGGCGCTGAAGAGCTACACGGGCACGCTGCTCTTCGTCAGCCACAACCGCAGCTTCATCAACAACCTGTGCACCCACGTGTGGGAGGTGGCGGACGGGAAGCTGACGCCGCATCCGGGCAACCTGGACGACTACCTGTACCACCAGGAGCAGCTCCGCCAGGCGCAGGAGGCCGCGGCGGCGGCATCGAACACGCGAGACGGGAAGGCGTCCGCGGGTCCGATGACGGAGAAGGACCGCAAGCGCATGGAGGCCGAGGCGCGCCAGCGTCGCAGCGTGGTGGAAGGCCCCATCAAGAAGGAGATTGCGAAGCTGGAGGAGCGCATCGCCGCGCTGGAGTCCGAGCAGAAGGAGCGCGAGGCGCAGCTCGCGGACCCCGCGCTCTACAATGACTTCGCGCGCGCCAAGCCGTTGATGGACACGCACCGCGCCGGCAAGGAGGAGCTGGAGAGCCTCTATGCGCGGTGGGAAGAGGCGCAGGAGAAGCTGGCGCAGGCGTCCGCGTCGCTCGGGTGA